From a region of the Halomonas sp. HL-93 genome:
- a CDS encoding GGDEF domain-containing protein — MAVDLQALYPKLIHLMLDTVFVVDKDNQIIFVSDACESLLGYLPHELIDTQIINYMHPDDLAATRDSITRVMSGKPHIDFRNRYIRKDGGVVHILWSARWYEEEGVRIGVARNVTDLMQAEEELRHLALHDPLTKLANRALFYDRLDSGLRAAHRHQNRLALLFLDINDFKSINDIHGHAMGDRILCTIARRLEGCVRETDNVARIGGDEFTVLLTEIQSAQAATEKMEQILTVINQPLSAEFGEVQMPTCSIGVACYPADGEDAETLLSHADSHMYKIKRGSR; from the coding sequence ATGGCCGTTGACCTGCAAGCGCTCTATCCAAAACTGATTCACTTGATGCTAGACACCGTATTCGTGGTGGATAAAGACAACCAGATCATCTTTGTGAGTGACGCCTGCGAGTCACTGCTCGGTTACCTTCCGCACGAGTTGATCGACACCCAAATCATCAACTACATGCACCCTGACGATTTAGCGGCTACGCGGGACTCCATTACTCGTGTGATGAGTGGTAAGCCCCACATTGATTTCCGCAACCGTTATATACGTAAAGACGGTGGAGTCGTCCACATACTGTGGTCTGCCCGCTGGTACGAGGAGGAGGGCGTGCGGATCGGGGTGGCGCGCAACGTTACCGACCTTATGCAGGCCGAGGAGGAATTGCGTCACCTCGCCCTTCACGACCCGCTGACAAAACTAGCTAACCGAGCGCTATTCTATGATCGACTAGACTCAGGCTTGCGCGCAGCCCATCGACATCAGAACAGACTGGCGTTGCTTTTTTTGGACATTAATGACTTTAAGAGCATCAATGATATCCATGGACATGCGATGGGCGACCGGATCCTCTGCACGATAGCCAGACGGTTGGAAGGCTGTGTAAGGGAGACAGATAACGTAGCCCGGATAGGCGGTGATGAATTCACAGTTCTATTAACGGAGATTCAGTCAGCGCAAGCTGCTACAGAAAAGATGGAGCAGATACTCACTGTCATCAACCAGCCGCTAAGTGCTGAGTTCGGTGAAGTGCAAATGCCAACCTGCAGCATCGGCGTCGCCTGTTATCCCGCCGACGGAGAAGACGCCGAAACCCTGCTAAGCCATGCAGATAGCCATATGTATAAGATCAAAAGAGGCAGTCGCTAG
- a CDS encoding mechanosensitive ion channel family protein encodes MPEDSFWLELLSNRLVSSIALVAILITLRILAVRVIRGREEILSDYRRAWLARIRNVAVILTLLGLALIWLPSLHAFALSITAFAVALVIATKELILCLSGTVLRIVNQPFEIGDWVEIGDLRGQVVDETMLATTLQEIGGAVGRFEYSGKTIVVPNSIFLTTPIQNQNFFKKWVYLEVCVVLEPNVDMRSELPALEEEVASLHAPHSELAQRYSEVIRKRSGIDIADPQPRVTLATTDIGKQRIGVTLFCPTPSAFEMERAINDAVLRRYWQLRTTANAPAHA; translated from the coding sequence ATGCCTGAGGATTCCTTCTGGTTGGAGCTGTTGAGCAACCGTCTGGTGAGCTCGATTGCGCTCGTGGCGATTCTTATAACGCTGCGCATCCTTGCCGTGCGCGTCATCCGCGGGCGAGAAGAGATTTTGTCCGATTACCGTCGCGCCTGGCTGGCCAGGATCCGCAACGTTGCCGTCATCCTTACCTTACTCGGTCTGGCGTTGATCTGGCTGCCTTCCCTGCACGCCTTTGCGCTGTCCATCACCGCCTTCGCCGTGGCCTTGGTGATCGCAACCAAGGAGCTGATTCTGTGTTTGTCGGGCACCGTGCTGCGTATCGTCAACCAGCCGTTCGAGATTGGCGACTGGGTCGAAATCGGCGACCTGCGCGGCCAGGTGGTCGACGAAACCATGCTGGCGACGACCCTGCAGGAAATTGGTGGCGCGGTGGGACGTTTTGAATACTCCGGCAAGACCATCGTGGTGCCCAACAGCATTTTCCTGACCACGCCGATCCAGAATCAGAACTTCTTCAAGAAGTGGGTGTATCTTGAAGTCTGCGTCGTTTTAGAGCCCAACGTGGATATGCGATCCGAACTGCCGGCTCTTGAGGAGGAGGTGGCATCGCTTCATGCCCCGCATTCCGAATTGGCCCAACGCTACAGCGAGGTGATCAGAAAACGCAGCGGTATCGACATCGCCGACCCCCAACCCCGCGTGACCCTTGCCACCACGGACATCGGCAAGCAGCGCATTGGCGTCACGCTTTTCTGCCCCACGCCCAGCGCCTTTGAAATGGAACGCGCCATCAACGACGCCGTGCTGCGCCGTTATTGGCAGTTGCGCACAACAGCGAACGCCCCGGCACACGCGTGA
- a CDS encoding ketopantoate reductase family protein, producing the protein MTTSHWILGPGAIGRLLAHSLSPMAAVTLIGRRALAEQQWLTTPEGEQKSQLLNTFTVAQLASETHAPPAFVHITTKAMAAEAALESISEVIPSTTPQVLWQNGFLAQPRITQVWPGPVLCATTSEGAYLTGDDGVVHAGRGATFIGDLNNQHGALAEALAQTLTQAGFAATAVDDIRSRLWQKLAVNAAINPLVALHGVRNGELREAAYAGRVKAIVKEVAAIMQAEGIQPPNGGHGEDAWRALVLQVVENTANNKASMLQDVEARRPTEREAILGPLIESAQHHGLPYGVLQALDDDIAALEAGYSESAT; encoded by the coding sequence ATGACAACATCCCACTGGATACTCGGCCCTGGCGCCATTGGCCGCCTGTTGGCCCATTCGCTCTCGCCCATGGCGGCGGTCACGCTGATTGGTCGTCGGGCGCTGGCTGAACAACAATGGCTCACCACGCCGGAAGGCGAACAAAAGTCGCAGCTTCTTAACACGTTTACGGTGGCCCAACTGGCTTCTGAAACGCATGCGCCACCTGCCTTTGTGCATATCACCACCAAAGCCATGGCGGCTGAAGCGGCGCTTGAAAGCATTTCAGAGGTCATCCCCTCGACTACCCCGCAGGTGCTATGGCAAAACGGTTTTTTGGCTCAGCCGCGGATTACCCAGGTATGGCCGGGTCCGGTGCTCTGTGCCACCACTTCTGAAGGCGCTTATTTAACCGGCGACGATGGCGTGGTGCATGCGGGGCGCGGGGCGACGTTTATTGGCGATTTGAATAACCAGCACGGTGCTCTGGCGGAAGCGCTGGCGCAGACGTTAACCCAGGCGGGGTTTGCCGCGACGGCAGTGGACGATATTCGAAGCCGCCTGTGGCAGAAGCTGGCGGTGAACGCGGCAATTAACCCACTTGTCGCGCTGCATGGGGTGCGCAACGGCGAGTTGCGTGAAGCAGCGTATGCAGGCCGGGTGAAAGCCATAGTGAAGGAAGTCGCGGCGATCATGCAGGCTGAAGGGATTCAGCCACCGAATGGTGGCCATGGCGAAGACGCATGGCGAGCGCTGGTCTTGCAAGTGGTGGAGAACACCGCCAATAACAAGGCCTCGATGTTGCAGGATGTGGAAGCCAGGCGCCCCACCGAGCGCGAGGCAATTTTGGGGCCGTTGATCGAAAGCGCGCAACACCACGGCCTGCCGTATGGCGTTCTTCAGGCGCTTGATGATGACATCGCCGCGCTGGAAGCGGGTTATTCAGAATCGGCTACCTGA
- a CDS encoding glutathione S-transferase family protein translates to MITLWGRDTSTNVKKVRWVLDELALPYEQIQAGLHHGVNNTPEYLAMNPNGLVPLFRDDATDSLLWESNTIIRYLAAQYGEDKFWIEEPAQRAQAEKWMDWSIGALSPTHRAILAGYVRTPPEQRDNAAIEASLKVCEGLFSMMDDALSTQRWFSGEAFGLGDIAIAPSVYNLLNCGLSWQPRPHLERWYQALTERPSFRKVVMIPVA, encoded by the coding sequence ATGATCACACTCTGGGGGCGCGATACTTCCACCAACGTCAAGAAAGTCCGCTGGGTGCTGGATGAGCTGGCATTGCCCTACGAGCAGATACAGGCCGGGCTGCATCACGGGGTAAATAACACACCGGAATACCTAGCCATGAACCCAAATGGGCTAGTGCCGTTATTTCGTGACGATGCCACCGACAGCCTGCTGTGGGAATCCAACACCATCATCCGTTACCTAGCGGCCCAGTACGGCGAGGATAAGTTCTGGATTGAGGAACCCGCCCAACGCGCCCAAGCAGAAAAATGGATGGACTGGTCGATTGGCGCGCTTTCGCCCACGCATCGCGCTATTTTAGCGGGCTATGTCAGAACGCCACCGGAACAGCGTGACAATGCGGCCATTGAAGCGTCCCTTAAGGTCTGTGAAGGGTTGTTTAGCATGATGGATGATGCGCTATCTACCCAGCGCTGGTTCTCTGGCGAAGCGTTTGGTCTGGGGGATATTGCGATTGCGCCGTCGGTCTATAACTTGCTCAACTGCGGCCTTAGCTGGCAGCCACGCCCGCATTTGGAGCGTTGGTATCAAGCGCTCACCGAACGCCCCAGCTTCCGCAAGGTGGTAATGATTCCGGTGGCGTGA
- the mmsB gene encoding 3-hydroxyisobutyrate dehydrogenase, with protein sequence MKTVAFIGLGNMGGPMAANLVKGGFKVRAFDLSASALATAKSQGCEVANSAQDAVADADVVISMLPAGKHVMGLYAEGDAPLFDVIKSSAIVIDCSTIDADTARSVAAIGAEKGIGFVDAPVSGGVGGAQAGTLTFIVGGSEAQFEQAKPVLDAMGKNIFHAGDHGAGQIAKVCNNMLLSILMAGTCEAINMGVKNGLDPAVLSEIMKQSSGGNWALNVYNPYPGVMENAPASKDYQGGFQVDLMIKDLGLAMDVSQLSASPVPMGSAARSLFTFHKAGGNGKLDFSSLMRFYQDNETNA encoded by the coding sequence ATGAAAACTGTCGCATTTATCGGTCTAGGCAATATGGGTGGCCCGATGGCCGCTAACCTGGTCAAGGGAGGCTTTAAGGTACGTGCTTTTGACCTTTCAGCCAGCGCGCTTGCCACCGCAAAATCCCAGGGCTGCGAAGTGGCAAACTCCGCCCAGGACGCCGTGGCAGATGCCGACGTTGTGATCTCCATGCTGCCTGCAGGCAAGCATGTGATGGGCCTTTACGCCGAAGGCGACGCACCGCTGTTTGACGTTATTAAATCAAGCGCCATCGTAATCGACTGCTCCACCATCGATGCCGATACGGCCCGAAGCGTAGCCGCCATCGGGGCGGAAAAGGGCATCGGCTTTGTCGATGCGCCGGTATCTGGCGGCGTAGGTGGCGCCCAGGCAGGTACACTGACGTTTATCGTCGGCGGCAGTGAAGCCCAGTTCGAACAGGCCAAACCGGTACTGGACGCTATGGGCAAAAACATCTTCCACGCCGGCGACCACGGCGCCGGGCAAATCGCCAAGGTGTGCAACAACATGCTGCTGTCGATACTGATGGCGGGCACCTGTGAAGCCATCAACATGGGTGTCAAGAACGGCCTAGACCCGGCGGTGCTGTCAGAAATTATGAAACAAAGCTCCGGCGGCAACTGGGCGCTGAATGTGTATAACCCCTACCCAGGGGTAATGGAAAATGCGCCTGCGTCGAAAGACTATCAAGGCGGTTTCCAGGTCGATTTGATGATCAAAGATTTGGGGCTTGCCATGGATGTCAGCCAGCTAAGCGCCTCGCCCGTGCCCATGGGGTCCGCCGCTCGTTCGCTATTTACCTTCCATAAAGCAGGCGGTAACGGCAAACTCGACTTTTCAAGCTTGATGCGGTTTTATCAGGACAACGAGACTAACGCTTAA
- a CDS encoding enoyl-CoA hydratase/isomerase family protein: protein MSSVLFTEHPTQDGHVIAEITLNAERSLNALTLEMIDEMLPRLADWQDDERVVAVLLDSVGEKAFCAGGDVVNLYKAIKGEGDPDFPERFFNHEYRLDYALHTYPKPVICWGNGIVMGGGMGLLSASSHRVVTETSRLAMPEVTIGLYPDVGASWFLNRLPNGTGRFLAMTGSQINAPDAVHLGLADRAIASHQRDALAQKLTDAAWGEGEQTDTHGVVNRILRELEHASRPVFEELEAPVYKFSPLIRELMDHDTVEQIVAAIAGVKSDDKWFGKAQKTLAHGSPVSIKLIDEQLKRAKYMSLAEVFQAELALSVQCCRHREFPEGVRALLVDKDGKPNWTYPDVAMVEASFIDELLTPPWANNPLDDLH, encoded by the coding sequence ATGAGTAGCGTACTGTTTACCGAACACCCCACCCAGGACGGTCACGTCATTGCAGAAATAACCCTCAATGCTGAGCGTTCGCTGAATGCCCTGACCCTGGAAATGATCGACGAAATGCTGCCCCGCTTAGCTGACTGGCAGGACGATGAGCGCGTGGTTGCCGTGCTGCTCGATAGCGTAGGGGAAAAAGCCTTTTGCGCCGGTGGCGATGTGGTCAACCTATATAAAGCCATAAAAGGTGAGGGCGACCCCGACTTTCCGGAGCGTTTTTTTAACCACGAGTACCGTTTGGATTACGCCCTGCACACCTACCCAAAGCCGGTGATTTGCTGGGGTAACGGTATTGTCATGGGCGGCGGCATGGGCCTGCTTAGCGCAAGCAGCCACCGGGTGGTGACCGAAACCTCGCGCCTGGCGATGCCCGAGGTCACCATTGGGCTTTACCCGGATGTGGGCGCCAGCTGGTTTCTGAACCGTTTGCCCAACGGCACCGGCCGGTTTCTTGCCATGACCGGCAGCCAAATCAACGCACCGGATGCTGTTCATCTGGGCCTTGCTGACCGAGCCATTGCCAGCCACCAGCGCGATGCGCTGGCGCAAAAGTTAACCGACGCCGCTTGGGGCGAAGGTGAGCAGACCGATACCCATGGGGTGGTTAATCGTATTCTGCGCGAGCTTGAGCACGCCTCACGACCTGTTTTCGAAGAGTTGGAAGCGCCGGTGTATAAATTCTCGCCGCTGATCCGCGAGCTGATGGACCACGACACCGTCGAGCAAATTGTTGCCGCCATAGCCGGTGTTAAAAGCGACGACAAGTGGTTTGGCAAAGCGCAAAAAACACTGGCCCACGGTAGCCCGGTGTCCATCAAGCTGATTGACGAACAGCTCAAGCGCGCTAAGTACATGTCATTGGCCGAAGTGTTCCAGGCTGAGCTGGCACTTTCGGTGCAGTGTTGTCGCCACCGAGAATTCCCCGAAGGCGTGCGTGCCCTGCTGGTGGATAAAGATGGCAAGCCGAACTGGACCTACCCCGATGTGGCCATGGTGGAGGCATCTTTCATTGATGAACTGCTAACACCGCCGTGGGCGAATAACCCGCTCGACGATCTTCACTAA